In uncultured Bacteroides sp., the following proteins share a genomic window:
- the hisF gene encoding imidazole glycerol phosphate synthase subunit HisF has product MLAKRIIPCLDIKNGTTVKGTNFVNLREAGDPVELGRAYSEQGADELVFLDITASHEGRKTFTDLVKRVAANISIPFTVGGGINELQDVDRLLNAGADKVSINSSAIRNPQLISDIAKHFGSQVCVVAIDAKEQNNLWKCYLNGGRIETDKELISWAKEAADRGAGEILFTSMNHDGVKTGYANETLALLSDSLPIPIIASGGAGAMEHFKDTFTLGKADAALAASVFHFGEIKISELKDYLCAQGITVRK; this is encoded by the coding sequence ATGTTAGCAAAAAGAATCATACCTTGCCTGGATATTAAAAACGGAACAACCGTAAAAGGTACAAACTTTGTGAACCTGCGTGAAGCCGGCGACCCGGTGGAACTGGGACGTGCATACAGCGAACAAGGAGCCGACGAGTTGGTATTTCTTGATATCACAGCAAGCCACGAAGGACGAAAGACTTTTACTGACCTGGTGAAACGAGTTGCTGCAAATATCAGCATTCCTTTCACTGTAGGTGGAGGTATCAATGAATTGCAGGACGTTGACCGTTTGCTTAATGCCGGAGCTGATAAAGTTTCCATTAATTCTTCTGCTATCCGTAACCCACAACTGATAAGCGATATTGCAAAGCATTTCGGCTCTCAGGTCTGTGTGGTGGCTATTGATGCCAAAGAACAAAATAATCTTTGGAAATGTTATCTGAACGGAGGACGAATTGAGACTGACAAGGAATTGATTTCATGGGCGAAAGAGGCTGCCGACCGTGGAGCCGGAGAGATTCTTTTTACCAGCATGAATCACGACGGAGTGAAAACAGGATATGCCAATGAAACGCTGGCTCTTTTGTCAGACTCCTTACCTATTCCTATTATTGCATCGGGTGGAGCTGGTGCGATGGAACATTTCAAAGATACATTTACTTTGGGAAAAGCTGATGCCGCTTTGGCAGCAAGCGTTTTTCACTTCGGAGAAATTAAAATTTCCGAATTAAAAGATTATCTTTGTGCACAAGGAATAACTGTCAGAAAATAA
- the hisIE gene encoding bifunctional phosphoribosyl-AMP cyclohydrolase/phosphoribosyl-ATP diphosphatase HisIE has product MDLDFNKMDGLVPAIIQDNFTSKVLMLGFMNKEAYEKTVATGQVTFFSRTKNRLWTKGEESGNFLNVVSIKEDCDKDTLLIKVNPVGPVCHTGSDTCWDEDNTEDIMFLKYLQDFISKRHEEMPEKSYTTSLFNSGVNRMAQKVGEEAVETVIEATNGTDDRLIYEASDLIYHLIVLLTSKGYRIEDLARELKKRHKE; this is encoded by the coding sequence ATGGATTTAGATTTTAATAAAATGGATGGATTAGTTCCTGCTATTATACAAGATAATTTCACTTCAAAAGTTCTGATGCTTGGTTTTATGAATAAGGAGGCTTACGAAAAAACTGTTGCAACCGGACAAGTGACATTCTTCAGCCGTACAAAGAACAGACTTTGGACTAAAGGAGAAGAAAGCGGTAATTTCCTGAATGTTGTTTCCATCAAGGAGGATTGTGATAAAGACACTTTATTGATTAAGGTAAATCCTGTAGGACCTGTGTGTCACACCGGTTCAGACACTTGCTGGGATGAAGATAACACTGAAGACATCATGTTTCTAAAGTATTTGCAGGATTTTATCAGCAAACGCCATGAGGAAATGCCAGAAAAATCATATACTACTTCTTTATTCAACTCCGGAGTGAACCGCATGGCTCAGAAGGTAGGTGAAGAAGCTGTAGAAACCGTAATTGAAGCAACAAACGGAACTGACGACCGTTTAATATATGAAGCATCAGATTTGATTTATCACCTGATTGTTCTTCTTACTTCAAAGGGCTACCGCATTGAAGATCTGGCTCGTGAACTTAAAAAAAGACATAAAGAATAA
- a CDS encoding ATP-binding cassette domain-containing protein, whose product MSETLINYQNVEIAQQDNWLLNNVNMQLRSGDFLYIIGKVGSGKTSLLKTIYGELSIVSGEAEVLGNNLRTIKRKNIPQLRRKLGIVFQDFQLLTDRSICDNLEFVLRATGWKNKQEIKDRIADVLEKVGMSDKGNKLPNELSGGEQQRIVIARAILNSPAIILADEPTGNLDSETGRKIVELLHNISRDGSSVIMTTHNIQLLKEFPGLVLRCKNNELQDVTQEFYKEANTQEHKELENKNDKELILETTCSQAEFVSEEDTDKE is encoded by the coding sequence ATGAGCGAAACACTCATCAACTATCAGAATGTAGAAATTGCCCAGCAGGATAACTGGTTGCTTAATAACGTAAATATGCAACTGCGCTCCGGCGATTTCTTATATATAATAGGTAAGGTAGGCTCTGGAAAAACCAGTCTGCTGAAAACTATTTATGGAGAATTGAGTATCGTTTCAGGAGAAGCAGAAGTTTTAGGAAATAATCTACGGACTATTAAACGAAAAAACATTCCGCAACTAAGACGAAAGTTGGGAATTGTATTTCAGGATTTTCAGTTACTCACAGATCGTTCTATATGCGACAATCTTGAGTTTGTGCTACGTGCTACCGGCTGGAAAAACAAACAGGAAATAAAAGATCGGATAGCCGATGTTTTAGAAAAGGTGGGAATGTCTGACAAAGGGAATAAACTTCCCAATGAGCTTTCCGGTGGAGAGCAACAGCGCATTGTTATTGCAAGAGCTATACTAAACTCTCCTGCTATTATCCTGGCCGACGAACCAACTGGAAATCTGGATTCAGAAACAGGGAGAAAGATTGTAGAGCTGCTTCATAACATTAGCCGCGATGGATCTTCCGTGATTATGACAACACATAATATTCAATTGCTTAAAGAATTTCCGGGATTAGTTCTAAGATGTAAAAACAATGAATTACAGGATGTAACTCAGGAGTTTTACAAAGAAGCTAACACTCAGGAACATAAAGAGCTAGAGAATAAGAATGATAAAGAACTAATCTTAGAAACGACTTGCTCGCAAGCCGAATTTGTAAGTGAAGAGGATACGGATAAAGAATAA
- a CDS encoding aspartate kinase, with translation MKVLKFGGTSVGSAERMKEVAKLITDGEKKIVVLSAMSGTTNTLVEISDYLYKKNPEGANEIINKLEKKYKQHVDELYSTAEYKQKGLEIIKSHFDYIRSYTKDLFTLFEEKVVLAQGELISTAMVNNYLCECGVKSILLPALEFMRTDKNAEPDPTYIKEKLQIQLELSPDAEIYITQGFICRNAYGEIDNLQRGGSDYTASLIGAAVKASEIQIWTDIDGLHNNDPRVVDKTTPVRQLHFEEAAELAYFGAKILHPTCVQPAKYGNIPVRLLNTMEPSAPGTLISNETEKDKIKAVAAKDNITAIKIKSSRMLLAHGFLRKVFEIFESYQTSIDMVCTSEVGVSVSIDNTKHLPEILDDLKKYGTVTIDKDMCIICVVGDLEWENVGFEATALDAMRNIPVRMISFGGSNYNISFLIRESDKKEALQALSNVLFNNK, from the coding sequence ATGAAAGTTTTAAAGTTTGGAGGTACTTCCGTTGGTTCTGCCGAACGGATGAAAGAGGTAGCCAAATTAATAACAGATGGTGAAAAGAAGATTGTAGTGCTTTCAGCAATGTCAGGCACAACAAATACTTTAGTTGAAATTTCGGATTACTTGTATAAAAAGAATCCGGAAGGTGCTAATGAGATTATCAACAAGTTGGAGAAAAAATATAAACAACACGTTGATGAACTTTATTCTACTGCTGAATATAAACAGAAAGGACTTGAAATTATAAAATCTCATTTTGATTATATTCGTTCTTACACCAAAGATCTATTTACACTTTTTGAAGAGAAAGTAGTTCTTGCTCAGGGTGAATTGATTTCTACTGCAATGGTAAACAATTATCTTTGCGAGTGTGGAGTGAAATCTATTTTACTTCCTGCTTTAGAATTTATGCGTACAGACAAAAACGCTGAACCGGATCCTACTTATATTAAAGAAAAACTTCAGATTCAGTTAGAACTTTCCCCTGATGCTGAAATTTATATCACTCAAGGTTTCATTTGCCGCAATGCTTATGGCGAAATTGATAACTTGCAACGTGGAGGTAGTGACTATACCGCTTCATTGATAGGTGCAGCTGTTAAAGCTTCTGAGATTCAGATCTGGACAGATATTGACGGTCTTCACAACAATGACCCTCGCGTAGTTGATAAAACAACTCCTGTACGTCAGTTACACTTTGAAGAAGCTGCCGAATTAGCTTATTTTGGTGCTAAGATTCTTCACCCCACTTGCGTGCAACCTGCGAAATACGGAAATATTCCGGTTCGCTTATTAAATACAATGGAACCTAGTGCTCCTGGTACTTTAATCTCTAACGAAACTGAAAAGGATAAGATTAAGGCTGTAGCAGCAAAAGACAATATCACTGCTATCAAGATTAAATCCAGCCGTATGTTGCTTGCACACGGATTCCTTCGCAAAGTTTTCGAGATCTTTGAAAGCTATCAGACATCAATTGATATGGTTTGTACTTCAGAAGTTGGAGTTTCCGTTTCTATTGATAATACAAAACACTTACCGGAAATTCTTGATGACCTGAAGAAATATGGTACAGTAACCATTGATAAGGATATGTGTATTATCTGCGTAGTAGGAGATTTAGAATGGGAAAATGTAGGATTCGAGGCTACTGCTCTTGATGCAATGCGTAACATTCCGGTTCGTATGATTTCTTTCGGAGGCAGTAATTACAATATTTCATTCCTTATCCGGGAATCTGATAAAAAAGAAGCACTACAAGCTCTAAGTAATGTTCTGTTCAACAATAAATAA
- the lysA gene encoding diaminopimelate decarboxylase yields MKGTFPINKFREIETPFYFYDTKILRDTLNCVNNEAKKYGNYIVHYAVKANANSKVLSIIRENYLGADCVSGGEIRAAIKAGFPASKIVFAGVGKADWEINLGLDYGIFCFNVESIPELEVINELAGAKGKIASIALRINPNVGAHTHANITTGLKENKFGINMEDMDDVLDRVNVLPNVKLLGLHFHIGSQILDMGDFVGLCNRVNEIQEHMYKRRIIVEHINVGGGLGIDYQHPNRQPIPDFAAYFSTFHKHLKLRSSQTLHFELGRSIVGQCGSLISKVLYIKQGANKQFAILDGGMTDLIRPALYQAYHKIENITSEEPVEKYDVVGPICESSDVFGKAFDLNKAKRGDLFALRSAGAYGEIMASGYNCRALPQGYTSDELMM; encoded by the coding sequence ATGAAAGGGACTTTCCCAATAAATAAATTCCGTGAGATAGAAACACCATTCTATTTTTACGATACTAAAATATTACGGGATACACTTAATTGCGTAAACAACGAGGCTAAGAAATACGGTAATTATATTGTTCACTACGCTGTTAAGGCTAATGCTAATTCAAAAGTTCTTTCTATTATCCGTGAGAACTATCTGGGAGCCGACTGCGTTAGTGGAGGTGAAATCCGTGCTGCAATAAAAGCCGGTTTCCCTGCTTCAAAGATTGTATTTGCCGGAGTAGGAAAAGCTGACTGGGAAATTAATCTAGGATTAGATTATGGCATTTTCTGCTTTAACGTTGAATCAATACCTGAACTGGAAGTGATTAATGAACTTGCTGGTGCAAAAGGTAAAATTGCTTCAATTGCTTTACGTATTAATCCGAATGTAGGTGCTCATACGCATGCTAATATTACTACCGGACTGAAAGAAAATAAGTTTGGTATCAATATGGAGGACATGGATGATGTACTTGACAGAGTAAATGTTCTTCCTAATGTAAAATTGTTAGGATTGCATTTCCATATTGGTTCACAGATTCTTGATATGGGTGATTTTGTAGGACTTTGTAATCGTGTAAACGAGATACAGGAACACATGTACAAACGCCGTATTATCGTAGAACATATTAATGTTGGCGGAGGTTTAGGTATTGATTACCAACATCCAAACAGACAACCAATCCCTGATTTTGCTGCATACTTCTCTACATTCCACAAACATTTGAAATTAAGATCGTCACAAACATTGCATTTTGAGTTGGGACGTTCAATTGTGGGCCAGTGCGGAAGTCTTATCAGCAAGGTATTATACATCAAACAAGGAGCAAATAAGCAATTTGCAATTCTTGATGGTGGAATGACAGATTTAATCAGACCAGCATTGTATCAGGCTTATCATAAGATTGAAAATATCACTTCTGAAGAGCCGGTAGAAAAATATGATGTAGTTGGACCAATCTGCGAATCTTCCGATGTATTTGGAAAAGCATTCGACCTGAATAAAGCTAAACGAGGAGATTTATTCGCACTTCGTTCCGCCGGTGCTTACGGTGAGATTATGGCATCAGGATATAATTGCAGAGCACTTCCTCAAGGATATACTTCAGATGAACTGATGATGTAA
- a CDS encoding glycosyltransferase, whose product MNLFTFNIVEIILLSSVGLFLIIQAIYYFSLYNQLHIHNKAANDGDLIYETEYPPISVIISARNESENLQKYLPYVLEQDYPEFEVIVINDGSTDESEDVLSVFEEKYTNLYHTFTPDGARYISRKKLAVTLGIKASKHNWLVFTDADCRPASNDWLKLMARNFSPRTDIVLGYSAYEQEKGWFQRKVAFSNLFMSMRYLGFALIDKPYMGIGRNMAYRKELFFKNKGFSSHLNLQRGDDDLFINEAATPFNTRVETSPDAVIRMEPAYSFKSWKEDKVSYLATSHYYHGLQRYWLGFETTSRLLFIAAIIAAIVVGAINMQWIVLGVAVLAYILRYVMQAIIINQTAADFGEKKYYLTLPLFDIIQPLDVLNFKLFRKIRGKADYMKR is encoded by the coding sequence ATGAACTTATTTACCTTTAATATAGTTGAGATTATATTATTATCCTCAGTTGGATTGTTCCTGATAATACAAGCAATCTACTATTTCAGCTTATACAATCAGTTACATATACATAACAAGGCTGCTAATGATGGCGATTTGATTTATGAAACTGAATATCCCCCAATATCAGTAATTATCAGTGCACGCAATGAATCGGAGAATCTGCAAAAGTATTTGCCCTATGTTCTGGAACAAGATTATCCTGAGTTTGAGGTTATCGTTATCAATGATGGTTCTACCGATGAAAGTGAAGATGTTCTTTCTGTATTCGAAGAGAAGTATACCAACCTGTATCACACCTTTACTCCTGACGGGGCTCGCTACATAAGCAGAAAAAAATTAGCTGTCACACTGGGTATTAAAGCCAGCAAGCATAACTGGTTGGTCTTTACTGATGCAGATTGCCGTCCGGCAAGTAATGACTGGTTAAAACTGATGGCCAGAAACTTTTCTCCACGAACAGATATTGTGCTGGGATATAGTGCCTATGAACAAGAAAAGGGATGGTTTCAGCGTAAAGTGGCCTTCAGTAATCTGTTTATGTCCATGCGTTACCTGGGATTTGCTTTAATAGACAAACCATACATGGGTATTGGTCGGAACATGGCTTACCGCAAAGAACTATTCTTTAAGAACAAAGGTTTTTCTTCTCATCTGAACCTGCAACGTGGCGACGATGACTTGTTTATTAATGAGGCTGCAACTCCTTTTAATACCAGAGTAGAAACATCTCCCGATGCTGTTATCAGAATGGAACCGGCATATAGCTTTAAAAGCTGGAAAGAAGACAAGGTCAGCTACCTTGCTACTTCGCACTATTATCATGGATTGCAGAGATACTGGCTGGGATTCGAGACTACATCACGTTTGCTATTCATCGCTGCAATAATTGCGGCAATTGTAGTAGGCGCCATTAATATGCAATGGATTGTTCTGGGTGTTGCTGTGCTTGCATATATCCTCCGTTACGTTATGCAAGCAATTATTATAAACCAGACAGCCGCTGACTTTGGTGAAAAGAAATATTATCTGACTCTTCCTCTCTTCGATATTATACAACCACTGGATGTACTGAATTTCAAGCTATTCAGAAAGATTCGCGGGAAAGCTGATTACATGAAAAGATAA
- a CDS encoding HAMP domain-containing sensor histidine kinase, with amino-acid sequence MKIGHKIAMFYTTVTVCIITLVIIVFYFFMSHYIDKVFDSLLVEKVNLTAQKHWEKDEVDSRTYKIIEQKYDELLPNAEEILFNTDSLSFVKGTLNKYLTPKQVNSLLTGSLIHFKYDDQVGVALYYPDNQGNFIAIVLSQNTYGERIHQHLWILMILLLLFSSVLIYITGRVYSSRIIAPLHQILDELKRIRGNNLKMRLKTSSNKDELDQLTSTLNEMLDRIDSAFQSEKSFISNASHELNNPITAIQGECEITLLKERSVAEYQKALERIFTESKRISQLTRELLFLSHQDEELLKNSVETVSLNDLIQQLTDNNKRINYSFEKPENQYQIKANPYLLRVAFLNIITNACKYSKDMVDVRLFRSDEKIIVEIKDYGIGIPKDEVDKIFQSFYRATNTRAYSGNGIGLSLSFKIFSIYGAKIDIVSELNKYTKFSVIFSCNQLSRESF; translated from the coding sequence ATGAAAATAGGGCATAAGATAGCTATGTTTTACACTACGGTTACAGTCTGTATTATAACCTTAGTCATTATTGTCTTTTATTTCTTTATGTCCCATTATATTGATAAAGTATTCGATTCATTGTTGGTCGAGAAGGTAAATCTTACAGCGCAGAAACATTGGGAGAAAGATGAAGTCGATTCTCGTACATATAAAATAATAGAACAAAAGTATGATGAATTATTGCCTAATGCAGAAGAGATATTATTTAATACTGACAGTCTTTCCTTTGTAAAGGGGACATTAAATAAATACCTTACCCCAAAGCAGGTGAATAGTTTGCTAACTGGCTCATTGATTCATTTTAAATACGACGATCAAGTAGGAGTTGCTTTATATTATCCTGACAATCAAGGTAATTTTATTGCAATTGTTCTGTCTCAGAATACTTATGGAGAAAGAATTCATCAGCACTTATGGATACTTATGATTCTGCTTTTGCTTTTTAGTTCTGTATTGATATACATAACCGGTCGCGTATATTCCAGCAGGATAATTGCACCGTTGCACCAGATACTCGATGAACTGAAAAGAATACGTGGTAATAATCTGAAAATGCGCTTAAAAACATCCTCCAATAAGGATGAGTTGGATCAGCTTACCAGCACGTTGAATGAAATGCTTGATAGGATTGATTCTGCTTTCCAGTCTGAGAAATCATTTATATCCAATGCTTCTCATGAATTAAACAATCCAATAACAGCCATTCAGGGAGAATGTGAAATTACCTTGCTAAAGGAACGCTCTGTTGCTGAATATCAAAAGGCACTGGAACGCATATTTACTGAAAGTAAAAGAATATCCCAACTTACCAGGGAACTATTGTTTTTGTCTCATCAGGATGAGGAACTTCTTAAAAATTCAGTGGAAACAGTTTCTCTGAATGATCTGATACAGCAATTGACTGACAATAATAAACGAATTAATTATTCTTTTGAAAAGCCTGAAAATCAGTATCAGATAAAAGCCAATCCTTACCTTTTGAGAGTTGCTTTTCTGAATATAATAACCAACGCCTGCAAATATTCAAAGGATATGGTCGATGTCAGACTATTCAGATCTGATGAAAAGATCATAGTTGAGATTAAAGACTACGGGATTGGAATACCAAAGGATGAAGTAGACAAGATTTTTCAGTCTTTTTATCGGGCTACAAATACAAGAGCCTATTCCGGTAATGGAATAGGCCTAAGCTTGTCATTTAAAATCTTCTCTATCTATGGAGCTAAGATTGATATCGTTTCGGAATTAAATAAGTATACTAAGTTTTCCGTTATCTTTTCATGTAATCAGCTTTCCCGCGAATCTTTCTGA
- a CDS encoding response regulator transcription factor — MARIILVEDEINIASFIERGLVEFGHEVCVAHDGVEGWELIRKDQFQLLILDIIMPGMNGLELCKLYRQNYGFQSSVIMLTALGTTDDIVNGLEAGADDYLVKPFSFQELEARIKALLRRSNGDELIGSLTCGDLTLNCVTRKAKRGELEMELTVKEYRLLEYFMTHQGVMLSRSVLLKDVWDKNFDTNTNVVDVYVNYLRTKIDKAFDNKLIHTVVGMGYIMDAQ, encoded by the coding sequence ATGGCCAGAATAATTTTGGTTGAAGATGAAATAAACATAGCTTCTTTTATAGAAAGAGGGCTAGTTGAATTCGGACATGAAGTTTGTGTGGCTCATGATGGCGTTGAGGGATGGGAACTAATTCGTAAGGATCAGTTTCAGCTATTGATTCTTGACATCATTATGCCTGGAATGAATGGTCTTGAACTGTGCAAACTTTATCGTCAGAATTATGGATTCCAATCCTCCGTAATTATGCTCACAGCCTTGGGCACTACTGACGATATTGTAAACGGACTGGAGGCAGGAGCCGACGATTATCTGGTTAAGCCTTTCAGTTTTCAGGAGCTGGAGGCCAGAATAAAGGCACTGCTTCGCCGGTCAAACGGTGATGAGCTTATAGGCAGCCTTACTTGTGGAGACCTTACTTTGAATTGTGTTACCAGAAAAGCGAAACGCGGGGAGCTTGAAATGGAACTGACTGTTAAGGAATACCGCTTGCTTGAATATTTTATGACCCATCAGGGAGTGATGCTTAGCCGCTCTGTTCTTCTGAAAGATGTATGGGACAAGAACTTTGATACAAATACCAATGTAGTTGACGTTTATGTGAATTATCTGCGTACAAAGATTGATAAAGCATTTGATAATAAACTTATTCATACAGTAGTAGGAATGGGATATATAATGGATGCGCAATAA